A region from the Pseudomonas sp. Teo4 genome encodes:
- the yccS gene encoding YccS family putative transporter, producing the protein MSSSSFRHSLRRLWGQDKFSYSIRVTVALTGSMALCWYQDEMALLIPLFLGIIASALAETDDSWQGRLSALAVTLVCFAIAALSVELLFPYPWIFAGALALAAFGLTMLGALGERYGAIASATLILSVYTMIGVDQRGGQVTDFWHEPLLLVAGAAWYGLLSVLWQALFSNQPVQQSLAKLFYELGRYLKLKANLFEPIRNLDVEARRLELAQQNGKVVAALNAAKEIILHRVGNSQPNSKLSRYLKLYFLAQDIHERVSASHYPYNALAEAFFHSDVMFRCQRLLRQQGSACQELSRSIRLRQPFVLDNGFADALEDLNASLEHLRIQSNPAWRGLLRSLRALAANLATLDRLLGAASNPDSLADASDSSLLDRSPRNLKDVWNRLRTQLTPTSLLFRHALRLPLALSIGYGMVHLIHPTQGYWIILTTLFVCQPNYGATRRKLVQRVIGTAIGLTVGWALFDLFPNPIIQSMFAVVAGVVFFVNRTTRYTLATAAITLMVLFCFNQIGDGYGLFLPRLFDTLVGSLIAILAVFLFLPDWQGRSLNKALANTLTCASVYLRQIMQQYAHGKRDDLAYRLARRNAHNADAALSTTLANMLMEPGHFRKEADVGFRFLVLSHTLLSYLSGLGAHRDTTLPTEVQEQLIEGAGQSLANSLDEIANGLAARLPVSIHSDTEEALANTLEQMPEELDEQQRLVQTQLALICRQLGPLRTLAAHLIKEGAPG; encoded by the coding sequence ATGTCATCGAGCTCGTTCCGCCATTCGTTACGTCGTTTGTGGGGCCAAGACAAGTTCAGCTACAGCATCCGGGTTACCGTTGCCCTGACCGGCAGCATGGCCCTGTGCTGGTATCAAGACGAGATGGCGCTGCTGATCCCGTTGTTCCTGGGCATCATCGCCAGCGCCCTGGCCGAGACCGATGACAGCTGGCAGGGGCGGCTCAGCGCCCTGGCTGTCACCCTGGTGTGCTTCGCCATTGCAGCCCTGTCGGTCGAGTTACTGTTCCCCTACCCCTGGATCTTCGCCGGCGCCCTGGCCCTGGCAGCCTTTGGCCTGACGATGCTCGGGGCACTGGGCGAGCGCTATGGCGCGATTGCCTCGGCCACCCTGATCCTCTCGGTGTACACCATGATCGGTGTGGACCAGCGCGGCGGCCAGGTCACCGACTTCTGGCACGAACCGCTGCTGCTGGTGGCCGGCGCAGCCTGGTATGGCCTGCTGTCGGTGCTGTGGCAGGCACTGTTTTCCAACCAACCGGTGCAGCAGAGCCTGGCCAAGTTGTTCTATGAGCTGGGGCGCTACCTCAAGCTCAAGGCCAATCTGTTCGAACCCATCCGCAACCTCGACGTGGAAGCCCGGCGCCTGGAACTGGCCCAGCAGAACGGCAAGGTGGTGGCTGCGCTGAACGCTGCCAAGGAAATCATCCTGCACCGGGTAGGCAACAGTCAGCCTAACTCCAAGCTCAGCCGCTACCTGAAGCTTTACTTCCTCGCGCAGGACATCCACGAGCGGGTCAGCGCCTCGCACTACCCATACAATGCCCTGGCCGAAGCCTTCTTCCACAGCGACGTGATGTTCCGTTGCCAGCGCCTGCTGCGCCAGCAAGGCTCGGCGTGCCAGGAGCTGTCACGCTCGATCCGCCTGCGTCAGCCGTTCGTGCTGGACAATGGCTTTGCCGACGCCCTGGAAGACCTCAACGCTTCACTCGAGCACCTGCGCATTCAAAGCAACCCGGCCTGGCGTGGGCTGCTGCGCTCGCTGCGCGCCCTGGCGGCGAACCTCGCCACCCTCGACCGGCTGCTGGGGGCCGCCAGCAACCCGGATAGCCTGGCCGATGCCAGCGACAGCAGCCTGCTGGACCGTTCGCCACGCAACCTCAAAGACGTCTGGAACCGCCTGCGCACGCAGCTCACGCCCACCTCGCTGCTGTTCCGCCATGCCCTGCGTCTGCCGCTGGCACTGTCGATCGGCTACGGCATGGTGCACCTGATCCACCCAACCCAAGGCTACTGGATCATCCTCACCACCCTGTTCGTCTGCCAGCCCAACTATGGCGCGACGCGGCGCAAGCTGGTGCAGCGGGTTATCGGGACTGCAATCGGCCTGACGGTAGGCTGGGCGCTGTTCGACCTGTTCCCCAACCCGATCATCCAGTCGATGTTCGCGGTGGTCGCCGGCGTGGTGTTCTTCGTCAACCGCACCACCCGCTACACCCTGGCCACAGCAGCCATCACATTGATGGTGCTGTTCTGCTTCAACCAGATCGGCGACGGTTATGGGCTGTTCCTGCCACGCCTGTTCGATACCCTGGTGGGTAGCCTTATCGCCATTCTGGCGGTATTCCTGTTCCTACCCGACTGGCAGGGCCGCAGCCTGAACAAGGCACTGGCCAACACCCTGACCTGCGCCAGCGTGTACCTGCGCCAGATCATGCAGCAATACGCCCACGGCAAGCGCGACGACCTGGCCTACCGCCTGGCACGGCGCAATGCGCACAATGCCGATGCGGCACTGTCCACCACCTTGGCCAACATGCTGATGGAGCCGGGGCACTTCCGTAAGGAAGCCGATGTAGGCTTTCGCTTCCTGGTGCTGTCACACACGCTGCTTAGTTACCTCTCCGGGCTGGGTGCCCACCGCGACACGACGCTGCCTACAGAGGTCCAGGAGCAGTTGATAGAAGGCGCGGGACAGAGCCTGGCCAACAGCCTCGACGAAATCGCCAACGGTTTGGCGGCGCGTCTGCCCGTATCGATCCACAGTGATACCGAGGAAGCTCTGGCCAATACGCTGGAGCAGATGCCGGAAGAGCTCGATGAACAGCAGCGTTTGGTGCAGACACAATTGGCACTGATCTGCCGGCAATTGGGGCCATTGCGCACGCTGGCGGCGCATCTGATCAAGGAAGGTGCGCCGGGCTGA
- the mdtD gene encoding multidrug transporter subunit MdtD, with protein MPERTPLDPVTARWIPWVVAIAFFMQSLDGTILNTALPAMARSLEEDPLRMQGVIISYMLTVALLIPASGWIADRFGTKRIFFSAILLFSFGSLLCATANSLGFLIFARIVQGLGGALMLPVGRLVVLRAYPRSELVRIMSFITIPGLLGPLLGPTLGGWLVEILSWHWIFLLNLPVGVIGCLAVWKFIPDLRGAERTTFDTPGFILFGAAMVLITIAMEGLGELHLPHLRVMLLLFAGMACLAAYWLRAGRDPQPLFSPSLFRVRTFAIGILGNLFSRLGSGALPFLVPLLLQVALGYSPAQAGMSMIPLAAAAMVAKSVARPMIERLGYRIVLTGNTLLLGILLASLGLVDEQTPYALLLVQLALLGAVNSLQFTAMNTVTLIDLDDASASSGNSLLSVVAQLSLSLGVACAGALLGGFTAAGSAEGVETTLGAFQLTFLTVGIMAMLAAAIFLQLAPTDGRRARRQEAHMES; from the coding sequence ATGCCCGAACGCACCCCGCTGGACCCCGTCACCGCCCGCTGGATCCCGTGGGTAGTGGCCATCGCCTTCTTCATGCAGTCCCTGGACGGCACCATCCTCAACACCGCGCTGCCGGCCATGGCCCGCTCGCTGGAAGAAGACCCGCTGCGCATGCAGGGCGTGATCATCTCCTACATGCTCACCGTAGCCCTGCTGATTCCGGCCTCGGGCTGGATCGCCGACCGTTTTGGCACCAAGCGCATCTTCTTCAGCGCCATCCTGCTGTTCAGTTTCGGCTCGCTGCTGTGCGCCACCGCCAACAGCCTGGGTTTCCTGATCTTCGCCCGCATCGTACAAGGCTTGGGCGGCGCGCTGATGCTGCCGGTGGGCAGGCTGGTGGTGCTGCGCGCCTACCCGCGCTCGGAGCTGGTGCGGATCATGAGCTTCATCACCATCCCCGGCCTGCTCGGCCCGTTGCTGGGCCCGACCCTGGGTGGCTGGCTGGTGGAGATTCTCAGCTGGCACTGGATCTTCCTGCTCAACCTGCCGGTGGGAGTGATTGGTTGCCTTGCGGTGTGGAAGTTCATCCCCGACCTGCGCGGCGCAGAACGCACCACCTTCGATACGCCAGGTTTCATCCTGTTCGGCGCGGCAATGGTGCTGATCACCATCGCCATGGAAGGCCTGGGTGAACTGCATTTGCCGCATCTGCGGGTGATGCTGTTGCTGTTCGCCGGCATGGCCTGCCTTGCCGCCTACTGGCTGCGCGCCGGGCGCGACCCGCAACCACTGTTCTCGCCCAGCCTGTTCCGCGTACGTACGTTCGCCATTGGAATCCTTGGCAACCTGTTCTCTCGCCTTGGCAGCGGCGCCCTGCCCTTCCTGGTGCCGTTGTTGCTGCAGGTCGCCTTGGGCTACTCGCCTGCCCAGGCCGGCATGAGCATGATTCCGCTGGCAGCTGCGGCAATGGTGGCCAAGTCGGTTGCCAGGCCGATGATCGAACGCCTGGGCTACCGCATCGTACTCACCGGCAACACCTTGCTACTGGGAATACTCCTGGCCAGCCTGGGCCTGGTCGACGAGCAGACACCCTATGCCCTGTTGTTGGTACAACTGGCCTTGCTCGGCGCGGTGAACTCGCTGCAGTTCACCGCCATGAACACGGTGACCCTGATCGACCTGGACGATGCCAGCGCCAGCAGTGGCAACAGCCTGTTGTCGGTGGTCGCGCAACTGTCGCTGAGCCTGGGCGTGGCCTGCGCTGGCGCCCTGCTCGGCGGCTTCACCGCAGCAGGCAGCGCCGAAGGCGTGGAAACGACACTGGGCGCCTTCCAGCTCACGTTCTTGACCGTTGGCATCATGGCCATGCTGGCTGCAGCGATCTTCCTGCAACTGGCCCCGACAGACGGAAGGCGTGCCCGTCGTCAGGAAGCACACATGGAGTCGTAG
- a CDS encoding substrate-binding periplasmic protein: MRPLLCVLGLLGVLLTLPAVGQDKLRLVADIWPPFTDSGMPGGGLATSIVTTAFTRAGYESKVEEVPWARALMGVGEGRYDVLIDAWYNDSRTQIGHFSQAYLTNRIRLLQRKGGNIRYQRQSDLYPYSIAVVRDYAYSREFDGDTRLNKVPVRNFSSAVRMLAAGRVQLAVEDEYVARYNLQREPAQVRDEVELVQPPLGENSLHILVSLKRPDHLQIVERFEQAIAAMKADGSYARLMRQYGF; the protein is encoded by the coding sequence ATGCGGCCACTGCTTTGCGTTCTGGGGTTACTGGGAGTGTTGCTGACCCTGCCGGCAGTCGGGCAGGACAAGCTACGACTGGTGGCCGACATCTGGCCTCCTTTCACCGACAGCGGCATGCCAGGTGGTGGACTGGCCACCAGCATCGTCACAACGGCGTTCACCCGCGCCGGTTATGAGAGCAAAGTCGAGGAAGTGCCCTGGGCGCGGGCATTGATGGGGGTTGGAGAGGGGCGGTATGACGTCCTGATCGATGCTTGGTACAACGATTCACGTACCCAGATTGGTCATTTCTCCCAAGCCTACCTGACCAATCGCATTCGCCTGCTGCAACGCAAGGGCGGCAATATACGTTACCAGCGTCAGTCCGATCTGTATCCCTACAGCATCGCCGTGGTACGTGATTACGCTTATTCGCGTGAATTCGATGGCGACACCCGCCTGAACAAAGTGCCGGTGCGAAACTTTTCGTCCGCCGTGCGCATGTTGGCGGCAGGGAGGGTGCAACTTGCGGTGGAGGATGAGTACGTCGCCCGATACAACCTGCAGCGCGAACCCGCGCAGGTGCGTGATGAAGTGGAGCTGGTTCAACCACCTTTGGGCGAGAACAGCCTGCATATTCTGGTGAGCCTCAAACGGCCCGACCACCTGCAGATAGTTGAGCGGTTCGAGCAAGCCATCGCCGCGATGAAGGCCGATGGCAGCTATGCCCGGTTGATGCGCCAATACGGCTTTTAG
- the dbpA gene encoding ATP-dependent RNA helicase DbpA gives MLANLDALGYASMTPIQAQSLPVILKGQDLIAQAKTGSGKTAAFGIGLLNPINPRYFGCQALVLCPTRELADQVAKELRRLARAEDNIKILTLCGGVSLGPQIASLEHGAHIIVGTPGRVQQHLDKGTLVLDGLNTLVLDEADRMLDMGFFDAIASIIGKTPSRRQTLLFSATYPAGIEQLAADFMRKPQQVKVESLHTDNQIEQRFIEIDPQQRLEAVTRVLGHYRPQSCVAFCFTKQQCEDVVAHLTAKGIVAQALHGDLEQRDRDQVLTMFANRSSSVLVATDVAARGLDIDGLDMVINVELARDAEIHVHRVGRTGRAGEKGIAISLVAPAEGHRAQAIEALQKNPLRWDQLDGLKNKGGEPLLPVMSTLCIAAGRKDKLRPGDILGALTGDAGIPGKQVGKIAIFDFQAFVAVERALAKQAMQRLNSGKIKGRSLKVRII, from the coding sequence ATGCTGGCCAACCTGGACGCCCTGGGCTACGCCTCGATGACGCCGATCCAGGCCCAGAGCCTGCCGGTCATCCTCAAGGGCCAGGACCTGATTGCCCAGGCCAAGACCGGCAGCGGCAAGACCGCCGCCTTCGGCATCGGCCTGCTCAACCCGATCAATCCGCGCTACTTCGGTTGCCAGGCACTGGTGCTGTGCCCTACCCGCGAGCTCGCCGACCAGGTCGCCAAGGAACTGCGCCGCCTGGCCCGCGCCGAGGACAACATCAAGATCCTCACCCTGTGCGGTGGCGTTTCGCTCGGCCCGCAGATCGCTTCGCTGGAGCACGGCGCGCACATCATCGTCGGTACCCCTGGCCGTGTGCAGCAGCACCTGGACAAAGGCACGCTGGTGCTGGACGGGCTCAACACCCTGGTGCTGGACGAAGCCGACCGCATGCTCGACATGGGCTTCTTCGACGCCATCGCCAGCATCATCGGCAAGACGCCGTCGCGCCGCCAGACCCTGCTGTTCTCGGCCACCTACCCGGCCGGCATCGAGCAACTGGCCGCGGACTTCATGCGCAAGCCGCAACAGGTCAAGGTCGAGAGCCTGCACACTGATAACCAGATCGAGCAGCGTTTCATCGAGATCGACCCACAGCAACGCCTGGAGGCAGTGACCCGCGTGCTGGGCCACTACCGCCCGCAGTCTTGCGTGGCGTTCTGCTTCACCAAGCAGCAATGCGAAGACGTGGTCGCCCACCTCACCGCCAAGGGTATCGTCGCGCAGGCCCTGCACGGCGACCTGGAACAGCGTGACCGTGACCAGGTGCTGACCATGTTCGCCAACCGCAGCAGCTCGGTGCTGGTCGCCACCGACGTGGCCGCCCGAGGCCTGGATATCGACGGCCTGGACATGGTCATCAACGTCGAACTGGCCCGTGATGCGGAAATCCACGTGCACCGTGTGGGTCGTACTGGCCGTGCGGGCGAGAAAGGCATCGCGATCAGCCTGGTGGCCCCGGCCGAAGGCCACCGCGCCCAGGCCATCGAGGCCCTGCAAAAGAACCCGCTACGCTGGGACCAGCTGGACGGTTTGAAGAACAAGGGTGGCGAGCCGCTGTTGCCGGTGATGAGCACGCTGTGCATCGCCGCAGGCCGCAAGGACAAGCTGCGCCCGGGCGACATTCTGGGTGCACTGACCGGTGACGCCGGGATCCCTGGCAAGCAGGTGGGCAAGATCGCCATATTCGACTTCCAGGCCTTCGTGGCGGTTGAGCGGGCACTGGCCAAGCAGGCCATGCAGCGGCTCAATAGCGGCAAGATCAAGGGACGTTCGCTGAAAGTCCGCATTATCTAA
- a CDS encoding GNAT family N-acetyltransferase, whose translation MSINWICKHHTDLSKDQLYAILQLRTEVFVVEQRCAYQEVDGQDLTGDTLHVMGWQDDKLVAYLRLLDPQAQGGNVVIGRVVTSPAARSERLGHPLLLKGLEAAEHCWPGMPVYLSAQAHLQGYYARHGFEVAGEEYVEDGIPHIGMRKA comes from the coding sequence ATGTCCATCAACTGGATCTGCAAACACCACACGGACCTCAGCAAAGACCAGCTGTATGCCATCCTGCAGTTGCGGACCGAGGTATTCGTGGTTGAACAACGCTGCGCTTACCAGGAGGTCGACGGCCAGGACCTGACTGGCGATACCTTACACGTGATGGGCTGGCAGGATGACAAACTGGTGGCCTACCTGCGCCTGCTGGACCCACAAGCTCAGGGCGGCAATGTGGTCATCGGCCGGGTGGTGACATCACCGGCCGCCCGCAGCGAACGCCTGGGACATCCATTGCTGCTCAAAGGCCTCGAAGCCGCCGAACATTGCTGGCCGGGAATGCCGGTGTATCTGTCTGCGCAGGCGCATTTGCAGGGTTACTACGCTCGCCATGGCTTCGAAGTGGCCGGAGAGGAGTATGTCGAGGACGGGATACCGCACATCGGCATGCGAAAAGCCTGA
- a CDS encoding NAD(P)/FAD-dependent oxidoreductase, with protein sequence MHTTDVIILGAGAAGLMCAQLSARRGRRVLLLDHANKPGKKILMSGGGRCNFTNMYTEPSNFLSQNAHFCKSALARYTQWDFIELVAKHGVPYHEKKLGQLFCDNKASDILNMLLAECDDAGAELRMETSIQQIEKTEHGYLLETSAGPFACQSLVIATGGLSIPTLGATGFGYQVARQFGHTLLPTRAGLVPFTITEPQLKALCTELSGTSLDCTASCNGTSFRENLLFTHRGLSGPAILQISSFWEAGDTVEINLLPDRDALEWLQQQQSERANAELKTVLGEVFTRKLANLLAEQWFESKPMKQYTPAELAQIAEKLSAWQVVPAGTEGYRTAEVTLGGVDTREVSSKTMESLKSPGLYFIGEVLDVTGHLGGFNFQWAWASANAAAQFV encoded by the coding sequence GTGCACACCACCGACGTGATCATCCTCGGCGCCGGCGCCGCCGGCCTGATGTGCGCCCAGCTCAGCGCACGCCGTGGCCGCCGGGTTCTGCTGCTCGACCACGCCAACAAGCCAGGCAAGAAAATCCTCATGTCCGGCGGCGGGCGCTGCAACTTCACCAACATGTACACCGAGCCGTCCAATTTCCTGTCGCAGAACGCACACTTCTGCAAGTCGGCCCTGGCCCGCTACACCCAGTGGGACTTCATCGAGCTGGTGGCCAAACATGGCGTGCCGTACCACGAGAAGAAGCTCGGCCAGCTGTTCTGCGACAACAAGGCCAGCGACATCCTCAACATGCTGCTGGCCGAATGCGACGATGCGGGCGCCGAACTGCGCATGGAAACCAGCATCCAGCAGATCGAAAAGACCGAGCATGGCTACCTGCTGGAAACCAGCGCCGGCCCGTTCGCTTGCCAGTCGCTGGTGATCGCCACCGGCGGTTTGTCGATCCCGACCCTTGGTGCGACCGGTTTCGGCTACCAGGTGGCCCGCCAGTTCGGGCACACCCTGCTGCCGACCCGCGCCGGTCTGGTGCCGTTCACCATCACCGAGCCCCAACTCAAGGCACTCTGCACAGAACTCTCGGGCACCTCGCTGGACTGCACGGCCAGCTGCAACGGCACCAGTTTCCGCGAAAACCTGCTGTTTACCCACCGCGGCCTGAGCGGGCCAGCGATTTTGCAGATTTCCTCGTTCTGGGAAGCCGGTGACACCGTCGAGATCAACCTGCTGCCAGACCGTGACGCGCTGGAGTGGTTGCAACAACAGCAGTCCGAGCGCGCCAACGCCGAACTCAAGACCGTCCTTGGCGAAGTCTTCACCCGCAAGCTGGCCAACCTGCTCGCCGAGCAGTGGTTCGAGTCCAAACCCATGAAGCAGTACACCCCGGCGGAGCTTGCGCAAATCGCCGAGAAGCTGTCGGCCTGGCAGGTCGTGCCAGCCGGCACCGAGGGTTACCGCACCGCCGAGGTGACCCTGGGTGGCGTGGACACGCGCGAGGTGTCGTCCAAGACCATGGAATCGCTTAAAAGCCCTGGGTTGTACTTCATTGGCGAAGTGTTGGATGTCACCGGTCATCTGGGTGGTTTCAACTTCCAATGGGCCTGGGCTTCAGCTAACGCCGCGGCGCAGTTCGTGTAG
- a CDS encoding winged helix-turn-helix domain-containing protein, which yields MEVSKTKSSFYRRLYVAWLIDSQTATSVPALMEATGMPRRTAQDTIAALADLDIVCEFEQQEGARNHAGHYRIHDWGAIDKQWIIQHLRQIREVLGYP from the coding sequence ATGGAAGTGAGCAAGACCAAGAGCAGTTTCTATCGTCGTCTATACGTGGCCTGGTTGATCGACAGCCAGACCGCCACCAGCGTGCCGGCGCTGATGGAAGCCACCGGCATGCCGCGGCGCACCGCGCAGGACACCATCGCCGCGCTGGCCGACCTGGATATTGTCTGCGAGTTCGAGCAACAGGAAGGTGCGCGCAACCATGCGGGGCATTACCGCATCCATGATTGGGGCGCCATCGACAAGCAGTGGATCATTCAGCACCTGCGGCAGATTCGCGAGGTCCTTGGGTATCCCTGA